The genomic interval CGCCCCCTCCCTTGATCCCTCCCCTCAAGGGGGAGGGTGTCGACTGACAGTTCGAGTGCTGACTATTTCGAATAGACGCCACCGCAAAACAAAAACGGCGGAGTTTCCACCCCGCCGCCTCAAACTCAAACCAACCCGCAAACCCTACTTCGCGGTGCTCGCGTCGATCAGCATGATGGTGCCGTCTTCGAACGCTGCCTTGCAGTCGACGCTGTCGCTCTTGAGGTCGTCGTCGAGCATGTAGGATGCAGCGCCCGGGCCTTCAAAGCGTGGATCGTCGCAGACGTCGTCGTCGGCATAGTCGGAGCTGTTGTCGCCGAAGTCGATGTGGTCGCTGTTATAGGGCGCGCCGGCGGCATATTCGGGCGTGTAGACCGTGCGGATGCTGACGGTGCCGGCTTCCACCAGCGTGCGGCAGTCGGTGGCGTCGCCGTAAAGGTCGTCGCTCAGCAGCTTCTTGTTGGTGCCGGCGCCTTCAAAGCGTGGATCGTCGCATTCGCCGTCATTGGCCCACTTGCTCCAGTCCTGACCATAGTCAAAGGCGGCAATCGGGGCCTTGGCTTCGCCGCCATTAAAGGTTGCGGTGCCGGCAGCGACAGCGGCGCGGCAGTCGGTGGCGTCAGCGCCGATATCGCTCTGCAGCGGGTCGCTGGCAACGCCCGAACCCGAAAAGCGTGGGTCGTCGCATTCGCCGTCCTTGGCCCATTCGCTGCTATCGGTGCCATAGTCGATGTCGCCCGAAATGACCGGCGTTGCCGAGCCCTTGTCGCCATTGAAGGTCACGGTGCCCGCTTCGACAGCAGCGCGGCAATCGGTGGCGTCGCGGCCGATATCGATATCCTGCAGTTCATAGGCGGCGCCGGTGCCCGAAAAGCGGGGGTCATCGCATTCGCCATCATTGGCCCATTCGCTGGTGTCGTCGCCATAGTCGATGGCGTCGGTGCCCGCGCTGGTGCCGGTTGCGGTGGCCGGGGTGTCGCTGCCATCCTTGAGGGTCACGGTGCCGGCTTCATAGGCGGCACGGCAATCGGTGGCGTCCTTGAGGCGGTCGGCGTCGACCAGTTCGGTGGCCGAACCGGTGCCTTCAAAGCGTGGGTCGTCGCACTCGCCATCCTTGGCCCACTCGCTGCTGTCGTCACCAAAGTCGATTTCGGTTGCGGTCGCTGGGGGCGCGACAGTTGGGGTCGAGCCCGAACCGACCAGCGTTACGGTGCCAGCCTCAAAAGCGGCGCGGCAGTCGGTGGCGTCCTTGAGGCGGTCGGCTTCGACGCGCTCGGTGGCAGCGCCCGTGCCTTCAAAGCGCGGATCATCGCACTCGCCATCCTTGGCCCATTCGCTGCTGTCGTCGCCAAAATCGACGCCGGTCGAGGTCGCGGCAACGTCGGCCGTGGCGGCTGCGCCAGCCGCATCGATCAGGGTGATGGTGCCAGCCTCAAAGGCGGCACGACAATCGGTGGCATCCTTGCCGATATCGGCATCGACCAGCTCGACCGCGACGCCTTTGCCTTCAAAGCGTGGGTCGTCGCATTCGCCGTCTTTGGCCCAATCGCCAGAATCATTGCCGAAATCAATGCCGCTGCTATCGACGGCGGCCGACACCTGGCTGTTGGCGTTGATCTTTTGGGCCCAGGCTGGTGTCGCAAGACCTGCCGCGAGCACCAGAGTGAGCACCGCGCCACCAGTTATCCTGTTGAATGCGTTCATTGCTTGTCCCTTCCCAGATGTCCTTCAGCAAGTCGTGAAGGGACAATATAGCGGCTTTGCGGCGGCGGACAGCTGGCAACAAAAGAATTAGCGGCCCTGTCGGCGCGCTTTATTCTCTGCCCTGGTAAACAACACCGATCCCGCCAGCACCAGCACCGTGCCAATGCCATGATAAATGGTGAAGGGCTCGGACAAGACGATCACGGCGATGACGATGGTGACCACGGGCCCGAGCGCTGCCGTCGAGGAGGTGGCGCGCGCGCCGATGCGGGCCATGCCGGCATTCATCAAAAAGCTCGGCAGCACCGTGCCCAGCACGCCCAGCGCCAGACCATAGCCCCAGATTTCAGGGGTGAGGGTGAAGTAGCTTTGCGGTCCGGCGATGATGAGGTTCTGCCCGATGGCAAAAACGCCAGCGGTCGACATGCCGATACAGGTGAACAGCCCCGCGCCGATCACAACCATCTGCCGCTTGGCCAGATGCTGGTAGAGCGCGAAGGTAATGGCCGAACCCAGCACCAGCAGGGTGCCCAGCACCAGGCCATCGGGGTTTACCGCCATGTTCCAGCCAAAGATCACCAGCAGCCCGGCATAAGACACCAGCATGGCCGGGACCACGCCCCACACCATGCGGTCGCCGAAAAACCAGACGCCGAACAGCACGATGAAAAACGGGTAGGTGAACAGCACCAGCCGCTCATATTGGGCCGAGATATAGTTCAGGCCCAAAAAGTCGAGATAGCTCGAGAGGTAATAGCCCAGCACGCCCACGGCCATGCTGGCCAGCACGATGCGGGGCGTGAGCAGGCTGCGCAATTTGTCCTCACGCCGCAAAATCGTGACCAGAATGACGAGATAGACCGGTAGTGCCACCAGCATGCGCAGGCTCAGCAACATCTCGGACGATACGCCATGGGCGTAAGCGAGCTTGATGAAGATGCCCTTGGTGGAAAACAGGATCGCCCCAGCCACGGCAAAGGCATAGCCGGTCGGGTCGATATGGGTCTGGGATGGGGTCGTGATGGACATGGATGGTTCCTGAGAGGCCCACCATGTCAGTCACCGACCGCCAATGGCGGGCCGGTGAGACGAAAAGCTGGACGTCAGCGCTCGTTCCGGGCCCGAAGGGAGCCAGAAAGAAGGAGCAGTGCGGCAATGATCACTGACGTGTGCATGGCTCAATTGATACGCAAGCCAGATTGGCGCTGCAAGTCGGCCAATCGGTTATCCGTTCGGCACCTAAAACGCGCTCGATGCTAACAATGTGTCAGCATTTACCAGCACTAGCCGCGGGGATGCGCCTTGCGGTAACTCTCCAGCAGCCGGTCGGTATCGACAGCGGTATAAATCTGGGTGGTCGATAGGCTGGCATGGCCCAGCAGTTCTTGAATGGCGCGCAGATCGCCGCCACGGCCCAGCAAATGGGTGGCAAACGAATGCCGCAGGGCATGCGGCGTCGCCGAGGGCGGCAGGCCCAGCGCACTGCGCAATTGCACGACGCGCAGCTGGATCAACCGGGGCGACAGCACGCCGCCTTTGACGCCGCGAAACAGCGGTTCATCGGGGGCGGCGTGGAACGGGGATAGCTTGATATAGAGCTCAATAGAGCGGCGGACATTGTCGATCAGCGGCACCAGCCGGATCTTGCCACCCTTGCCGGTGACGCGCAGCGCCTCGCCTTCGAGATCGCCGGATGTCAGCGCCAGCGCTTCGGAAATTCGCAAGCCGGCACCATAACATAGCGACAGCACCGCCATGTCGCGGGCAGCCACCCAGGGGCGTTCTTCCATGTCTTCGGTGGTGGTGATGGTGGCGCGGGCCTCGATCACGGTCAGCGCCTTGGGCAGCGATTTTGGCAGTTTGGGCGTGCGGATAACGTTGAGCGCTTCGGTGCTGACCACGCCTTCGCGCTCGAGATAGCGGAAGAAACTCTTGAGCGCCGACAGCACCCGCGCCAGTGACCGCGATCCAAGGCTTTCGCTGCGGCGTTGCGCCATGAAGGCGCGGATATCGGCACCACGCAATTGGCGTAGCGTCACAAGGGTCACCGCGCCCCCGGCATGTCCGGCCAGAAAGCTCAGGAACTGGTCGACATCGCGGGCATAAGCCTCAAGCGTGTTGTCGGCGAGCCGCCGAACCGAGCCCAGCTCCCGCTGCCAGGCAGAAAGCTGGAAACGCACGAAATCATCGGTGGCAAAAGCGGAATCGACCATGCCCGCACTCTCCGCCCGGCCGGTAAATCCATTGTTAAGCAACCCCGCTTTGGCAGAATCACTTGCGCTCCCTATGTTTCAGATGCGAACAGAACGGGCACAAATGCAGATAAGTCCAGACATCGTTTCGGTCATGGTGGGGGTCGCCGTTGAAGGCCCCTATAGCTACCGCGTTCCCGCCGGCATGGTGGTGACGCGCGGCTCGATCGTGGCTGTGCCGCTGGGCCCGCGCCTGACGCTGGGCGTGGTCTGGGGGCCGCCCAAGGACATGATTGCGCACAATCGGTTGCGGGATATCTCGCAGGCCTATGATGTGCCGCCGCTCAGCGATGAGCTGCTCAAGCTGGTCGATTGGGTGGCGCGCTATACGCTGGCCGCGCCCGGACAGGTGCTGCGCGCCGTGCTCCGTTCGACCGAAGCCCTCGATCCGCCCCGACCCGTCATCGCCTTCCGCCGCACCGGCCGCGACCCGGAAAAGCTGACACCGGCGCGGTTGCGGGTGTTGGATATGTTGACGGACGACATGGCCTGGCCCAAGGCGGCGCTGGTCGGCGCGACCGGCGTTTCGCCATCAGTCATTGAAGGGCTGGAGCGGGCAGGGGCGGTCGAACAGCTCGAAATTCCCGCGCCGCCGGTGGTCATGCCGCCTGATCCAGAAGCGGCAGTTGCCACGCTCTCCGACGCGCAGCAGAAGGCGCTTGATGAAATTCTGGCGCTCGACCCGCACCAGTTCGGCGTCGCGCTGCTCGATGGCGTCACGGGCGGCGGCAAGACCGAAGTGTTCTTCGAGGCTGTGGCCGATACGCTGCGGGCAGGGCGGCAAGCCTTGATTTTGTTGCCGGAAATCGCCCTGACCAACACGTTCATCGCCCGCTTCACCAAGCGTTTCGGCGAGCGCCCGGCCGAGTGGCACTCCGACATGACGCCGTTGCAGCGGGCCAAAGTCTGGCGCGGTGTGCTCGACGGCACAGTGCGCGCGGTGGTCGGCGCCCGGTCGGCTCTGTTCCTGCCGTTTCGCGAGCTGGGCATGCTGGTGCTCGATGAGGAACATGACGGCGCCTACAAGCAATCGGACGGGATAACGTATCATGCTCGCGACATGGCGGTGGTCCGTGCCCATCTCAGCAACGCCCGCGTCATCCTCTCATCGGCCACCCCATCGGTCGAAACCCGCAACAATGCCAATACCGGCCGCTATGCCCATGTCCTGCTGACCAGCCGCTTTGCCGAAGCAGCGATGCCCAATATCACCACCATCGACATGCGGATCGACGGCCCGGAAAAAGGCGAGTGGATCGCACCTTTGCTGGCGCGGGAAGTGTTTGCGGCGCTCGATCGGGGCGAACAGGCGCTGCTGTTTCTCAACCGCCGGGGCTATGCCCCGCTGACGCTCTGCCGGTCCTGCGGCCACCAATATCAATGCCCCGATTGCTCGGCCTGGATGGTGGAACACCGCTTCCGTGGCGTCCTCATGTGCCACCATTGCGGCCATGAAATCCGCACCCCAAAAGTGTGCAGCGCCTGTGGCGAAGCCGAATCCCTGATTGCCGTGGGACCCGGCATTGAACGCGTCGCTGAGGAAGCCGCCGTGCGTTTCCCCGACGCGCGCCGGGTGATTCTGTCATCCGACATGGGCAGCAACGCCCAGTTGCGCGAGCGGTTTTCCGAGATCGAGCGCGGTGAGTTCGATCTGATCATCGGCACGCAGCTGGTCTCCAAGGGCCACCATTTTGAAAAACTCTCGGTGGTCGGCGTGCTCGATGCCGATCTGGGCCTCGCGCATGGCGATCCACGCGCCGCCGAAAAAACCTTCCAGATTTTGACGCAGGTCGCCGGTCGTGCCGGCCGCGCCTCCAAGACCGGCAAGGCGTTCCTCCAGACCTACCACCCCGATCACGCCGTGATGAAAGCCATGGTGACCGGCGACCGCGAGGCGTTTTATGCCCACGAATTGATGGCGCGAGAATCGGGCGGCCTGCCGCCATTCGGGCGTTTGGCTGCGCTGATCATCTCGGCCAATGAACACGAACCCGCCATGGCCTTCGCCAAGAAGCTGCTCTCCGCCGCGCCTATGGCCGACGGCGTACGCCTGTTTGGCCCAGCCGACGCGCCAATCGCCATGGTGCGTGGTCGTCACCGGGTGCGGCTGCTGGCCCAATCGGGCAAAGACTTCGACCTCTCCGGCTATGTCCGCTTCTGGCTGGCCTCCGCCGAAAAAGTCACCGGCAACCTGCGCGTCCAAGTCGACATCGACCCTATGAGCTTCATGTAGCCAACAAAAAGCCCCGCCGGTGTCCCGACGGGGCCAAGTTGGTCTTGGAGGATACTTAGAGCAGGAAGTCGCCGCTGTTCAGATTGATCAGCCCGCTCAATTCGATATGGAAATCGGCGATCTTGTCGCCATTGGTGTCGCCCATGATGATGGTCTTGTCGTTGGCGGTGCCGCTGACATTTTGCTGCGACCAGATCAGTTGACCCGGCGTGCCACTGAATGTCGTGCTCTGCGCCGCCTTGAACGTGAAGGCGTCGTCGCCTGACGTCTTGCTATTGGCGTCGATGGCTCGAAGATCGATGATGTCGCTGCTGTCGAAGTCCTTGATGACATCGCGGGTCGTGGTCTTCGTGCCAAAATCCTTGATACTCTCGAAGCGGAACGTGTCACGGCCTGCGCCGCCGGTCATGATATCGCGGCCGAGACCACCGATCAGGGTGTCATTGCCAGCCCCACCGATCAGCACGTCATTGCCTGCGCCGGCCTCGAAGTAATTGTCCGATGCATTGCCCACCAGATAGTCGGCGAACTCTGTGGTCCTGAGATCCTCGACATTCTTGATGGTGTCGGTGCCGCCGGTCGCGTCGATCGCCTTGCCTGCTGCAACGCTTTTTGTGCCCTGTCCGACATTGGCAGATATGGCGCTGGTCGAGAGATTGACGATCACACCATGCTTGCCGGACGTATCCGTCGAGGCGGGTGTTTCGAGGAAATACTCGATCCGGTCGCGACCTGCACCACCATCGATTGTGTCATTGCCTATGCCGCCTTTGAACCGGTCATTGCCGGCTTCTCCGTAGAGCTTGTCGTTACCGTCGCTGCCGCGCAGATTATCGTCGCCAGCACCGGCATAGATGATGTCGTTGCCGCCAAAGCCTTCGAGGTTATTTGAGCCGCTATTGCCATAGATGACGTCGTTGAAATTTGTGCCTGAGATGTCCTCAATGCTGACGAACTTGTCGACCGTGCCAAAGCCATCAATGGCGGTCAGCGACTTCACCGTCTTGAGGCCCTTGCCGATGTCCGCAGAAATCAAGGCCGCCGAGAGATTGACGATGACGCCCTGTTTGCCGCCGTAATCTTGCTCGAACTGGTAGTCGACCTGATCGCTGCCTTTCTTGCCGTCAAATGTGTCTGCGCCGGCAAGGCCTTCGAAATAGTCGTTACCCGCGCTGCCATTGAACACGTCAGCATAGCGGCTGCCCTTGATGCCTTCGATATTGATTATGGTGTCGGTGTTGCCAAAGGTGTCGATGATTTTGCCTGTGGCAGTATCAACGCGGATGCCCTTGCCGCCATCTTCTTCAGCGTAGGAAATCTTGTCCCAGCCAGCGCCGCCGTCGATAAAGTCATTGCCCTTGCCGAGGTCAAAGTAATCGTCGCCATTGCCGCCATAGAGCTTGTCGGTGCCAATCCCGGAATTGAAGTAGTCGTCGCCGTCATCGCCGCGCAGCGTGTCATTGCCGTTGCCGCCATCGAGATTGTCGTTGCCGCCGCCGCCGCTGATGTCGTCATTGCCGTCGTCGCCACGCAGACGGTTATCGGCGTCGCTGCCACGCAGCACGTCATCGCTACGGGTGCCGCGCACGTCCTCGATGCTTTTGAGGGTATCAATCTTGCCGAACGAGTCGATGGCAGTGCCGGCCTTCACGGTCATGGAGCCTTTGCCCACATCGGCAGTGATCGCGCTCGACGACAGGTTGACGATAACGCCACCAGTGCCGCCGACACCGGCTTCCCGGTGATAGTACACCCCGTCACGACCCTTGCCGCCGTCGATGGTGTCGGCGCCATCATTGCCGGCAAACCAATTGTCGCCGTCTGAGCCGGTCAAGCGGTCAGCAAGCTTGCTGCCTTCCAGCTCATCGATTTTTTCGTAGGTCTCGATATTGCCAAAGGTGTCGGTACCCTGGCCGGTCTTGAGGTTGGCGACGACGCCTTCCGACCCGTTCTCGAACCTGTACGATATCGTCTCCCAGGTGTTGTCGGAGCCGCGATAGGTATCTGCCCCGCCATTGCCACTCCAGTAGTGGTAGTCTGCGGTGCCGCTGCTGATGAAGGTATCGTTGTTGTTCGAGCCACCGGCTTCGATGATATTTTTGACGGTGTCGATGTTGCCGTGCGTGTCCGTGAACTTGCCGGTCTTGAAGTTCAGAATGGCGCCGCCGCTGCCTGTCTCAAGCGAATAATCGAGATAGTTGCTGTCCCCCTTGCCGTCGAAGCTGTCGGCATACGGGGTGCCAATAATGGTATCGAAGCCAGCGTGGCCCACGACGGTCAGCGATTCCTTGAGAACCGTCGAGTTCAGCAGATTGATGAACTGCTCCTTGGTGAACGGCCCGTCCAGCAATGTCAGTATCTGCTGGAAACTTGTGGCCGAGGGCGGGGCCGTGAAGGCGTTCAACTTGAAAATGCTGCCGTCCGGGCCGGTCAGCTCAAAGCCGGTAATCGTACCGGCGGTCAATTGGCGGCCAGAAGCGGCTACCAGGCCTGTGCCGGTCAGAATCAGAGAATAGCCGTTCCAGGCGATCACCGCCGTGTTGGCCGCGGCGCCGAACGGGGTAGTAATCGCTCCATTATCCAAAACGTCCTGCAGCGATTGCGGCCAGTATCCCTGATCCGACGTAAACGTCATCTTTGCCATGGCAAGCCCCTCCTCGGGAGGCGTGATGTCGGCCGCCTTAAGTTATCGCGGCAATTTTACTACAATAAACGAAATATTAACCTTCGTCTATTGGAGGTGTTTTCTTGGAATTTGATGATCTCTCAAGCAAATAACCAAAATAGACGTTTTGTCTCTTTGGTGGTCTTGGCCGATCCAACTGAGCCTATGCGGAGCGCATTTGCCCCTGCGACACTTTCGCCGCATTTGAATCGGTGCCCCAAGCCTTGCAAGCCGCGCAAGGCTTGTGCTAGAGCGAGCGCGACTTTGAAGGGGTCTCCGGACGTCCCCTTTTCCAGACCAGAACAAGCGTCGGCAACCGCCCGGTTTTCCTAGTGAAATATGGCGGGCTAGCAGGCAGGCAACCAAGAGGGTGTAGCGGCATTGGCAGCGCAGAATTCAGTGCTTACCCACATCGCCCGGCCATATGCGTCGGCACTGTTCGATCTCGCACAGAGTGAGAACCAGCTGGCATCGGTCGAGACGTCGCTTTCCGACGTCTCTCGTTTGATCGGGGAGAGTGCTGACTTTGCGCGCTTCCTCCGCTCGCCAGTGATTACCAGTGACGACAAGGCCAAGGCGCTCGATGCGTTGCTGGCCAAGGCCAATACGAATGGCCTCGTCACCAACTTCCTCAAGCTCGTGGCCAAGAATGGTCGTCTGTTTGCGCTCGATGCCATCATTGTTGGCTTCCGCGAACTGGCTGCTCAGGCGCGTGGCGAAGTGACGGCCGATGTGACCTCGGCGGCGCCGCTGGGTGCCGATCAGGTCAAGGCTCTGGCCGAAACGCTCAAGGGCAAGATCGGCAAGACGGTCACGCTCAACCAATTCGTCGATCCGTCCTTGATTGGCGGCCTTCAGGTGAAGGTCGGCAGCCAGATGATCGATAGCTCACTCAAGACAAAACTCGCTGCGATGAAGATCGCCATGAAAGAGGTCGGATAATGGACATCAAAGCCGCGGAAATCTCTGCGATCCTCAAGGACCAGATCAAGAATTTCGGCCAGGAAGCCCAGGTTTCCGAAGTCGGTCAGGTGCTTTCCGTCGGCGACGGTATTGCCCGCGTTTACGGCCTCGACAATGTGCAGGCTGGTGAGCTCGTCGAGTTCCCAGGCGGCATCAAGGGCATGGCTCTCAATCTTGAAACCGACAATGTCGGCGTCGTGATTTTCGGCAATGACCGTTCGATCAAGGAAGGTGACGTCGTCAAGCGCACCGGTTCGATCGTTGACACCCCGGTGGGCATGGGCCTGCTTGGTCGCGTTGTCGACGGTCTGGGCAACCCGATCGATGGCAAG from Devosia sp. 2618 carries:
- a CDS encoding DMT family transporter — protein: MSITTPSQTHIDPTGYAFAVAGAILFSTKGIFIKLAYAHGVSSEMLLSLRMLVALPVYLVILVTILRREDKLRSLLTPRIVLASMAVGVLGYYLSSYLDFLGLNYISAQYERLVLFTYPFFIVLFGVWFFGDRMVWGVVPAMLVSYAGLLVIFGWNMAVNPDGLVLGTLLVLGSAITFALYQHLAKRQMVVIGAGLFTCIGMSTAGVFAIGQNLIIAGPQSYFTLTPEIWGYGLALGVLGTVLPSFLMNAGMARIGARATSSTAALGPVVTIVIAVIVLSEPFTIYHGIGTVLVLAGSVLFTRAENKARRQGR
- a CDS encoding tyrosine recombinase XerC, whose amino-acid sequence is MVDSAFATDDFVRFQLSAWQRELGSVRRLADNTLEAYARDVDQFLSFLAGHAGGAVTLVTLRQLRGADIRAFMAQRRSESLGSRSLARVLSALKSFFRYLEREGVVSTEALNVIRTPKLPKSLPKALTVIEARATITTTEDMEERPWVAARDMAVLSLCYGAGLRISEALALTSGDLEGEALRVTGKGGKIRLVPLIDNVRRSIELYIKLSPFHAAPDEPLFRGVKGGVLSPRLIQLRVVQLRSALGLPPSATPHALRHSFATHLLGRGGDLRAIQELLGHASLSTTQIYTAVDTDRLLESYRKAHPRG
- a CDS encoding primosomal protein N', with amino-acid sequence MQISPDIVSVMVGVAVEGPYSYRVPAGMVVTRGSIVAVPLGPRLTLGVVWGPPKDMIAHNRLRDISQAYDVPPLSDELLKLVDWVARYTLAAPGQVLRAVLRSTEALDPPRPVIAFRRTGRDPEKLTPARLRVLDMLTDDMAWPKAALVGATGVSPSVIEGLERAGAVEQLEIPAPPVVMPPDPEAAVATLSDAQQKALDEILALDPHQFGVALLDGVTGGGKTEVFFEAVADTLRAGRQALILLPEIALTNTFIARFTKRFGERPAEWHSDMTPLQRAKVWRGVLDGTVRAVVGARSALFLPFRELGMLVLDEEHDGAYKQSDGITYHARDMAVVRAHLSNARVILSSATPSVETRNNANTGRYAHVLLTSRFAEAAMPNITTIDMRIDGPEKGEWIAPLLAREVFAALDRGEQALLFLNRRGYAPLTLCRSCGHQYQCPDCSAWMVEHRFRGVLMCHHCGHEIRTPKVCSACGEAESLIAVGPGIERVAEEAAVRFPDARRVILSSDMGSNAQLRERFSEIERGEFDLIIGTQLVSKGHHFEKLSVVGVLDADLGLAHGDPRAAEKTFQILTQVAGRAGRASKTGKAFLQTYHPDHAVMKAMVTGDREAFYAHELMARESGGLPPFGRLAALIISANEHEPAMAFAKKLLSAAPMADGVRLFGPADAPIAMVRGRHRVRLLAQSGKDFDLSGYVRFWLASAEKVTGNLRVQVDIDPMSFM
- a CDS encoding calcium-binding protein, which gives rise to MAKMTFTSDQGYWPQSLQDVLDNGAITTPFGAAANTAVIAWNGYSLILTGTGLVAASGRQLTAGTITGFELTGPDGSIFKLNAFTAPPSATSFQQILTLLDGPFTKEQFINLLNSTVLKESLTVVGHAGFDTIIGTPYADSFDGKGDSNYLDYSLETGSGGAILNFKTGKFTDTHGNIDTVKNIIEAGGSNNNDTFISSGTADYHYWSGNGGADTYRGSDNTWETISYRFENGSEGVVANLKTGQGTDTFGNIETYEKIDELEGSKLADRLTGSDGDNWFAGNDGADTIDGGKGRDGVYYHREAGVGGTGGVIVNLSSSAITADVGKGSMTVKAGTAIDSFGKIDTLKSIEDVRGTRSDDVLRGSDADNRLRGDDGNDDISGGGGNDNLDGGNGNDTLRGDDGDDYFNSGIGTDKLYGGNGDDYFDLGKGNDFIDGGAGWDKISYAEEDGGKGIRVDTATGKIIDTFGNTDTIINIEGIKGSRYADVFNGSAGNDYFEGLAGADTFDGKKGSDQVDYQFEQDYGGKQGVIVNLSAALISADIGKGLKTVKSLTAIDGFGTVDKFVSIEDISGTNFNDVIYGNSGSNNLEGFGGNDIIYAGAGDDNLRGSDGNDKLYGEAGNDRFKGGIGNDTIDGGAGRDRIEYFLETPASTDTSGKHGVIVNLSTSAISANVGQGTKSVAAGKAIDATGGTDTIKNVEDLRTTEFADYLVGNASDNYFEAGAGNDVLIGGAGNDTLIGGLGRDIMTGGAGRDTFRFESIKDFGTKTTTRDVIKDFDSSDIIDLRAIDANSKTSGDDAFTFKAAQSTTFSGTPGQLIWSQQNVSGTANDKTIIMGDTNGDKIADFHIELSGLINLNSGDFLL
- a CDS encoding F0F1 ATP synthase subunit delta; the protein is MAAQNSVLTHIARPYASALFDLAQSENQLASVETSLSDVSRLIGESADFARFLRSPVITSDDKAKALDALLAKANTNGLVTNFLKLVAKNGRLFALDAIIVGFRELAAQARGEVTADVTSAAPLGADQVKALAETLKGKIGKTVTLNQFVDPSLIGGLQVKVGSQMIDSSLKTKLAAMKIAMKEVG